Within the Bacillus pumilus genome, the region CAACCCCAGCATGAAATAACTTTTTGGCCGTTTCCTTGCTCATACCAAATCCAACTTCTTTTACGACAACAGGCACACCAACTGATTCGGCGATAGCTGCGATGCGCTCAAGTGCCCCCCTGAAATCACGGTCTCCTTCAGGCATGACAATCTCTTGAATCACATTTAAATGAATCTGGAGCATATTGGCCTCCAGCATCTCAACTGCTTCCTTCGCTTGTTTGATCGTTGCCTCACTGCCTAAATTCGCAAAGACAATTCCATTTGGGTTCACTTTTCGAACAACTTCATACGTACGTCTTTCTTCTTTATCTTTTAGCGCAGCCATTTGTGATCCAACTGCCACCGGAATATTGGTTTCCTTCGCTGCGATTGATAAAGAGCGATTTATCTCATAGGTCGATTTTCCGCCCCCGCCAGTCATTGCATTGATAAAAATTGGCGAACCGAAAGTCAGTCCGCCAATTGTTGTATGTGTATCAATTTGTGATGTCGCAAGATCTGGTAAACCGACGTGAACGAAGGAAACATCTTTTAAACCTGTTTCTGCATGCTGTCCAGTGGACAAGGCATGTTCAATATGCTGTTTCTTTCTTTCTGCTCGCGTCAATTTTGATCACCA harbors:
- the fni gene encoding type 2 isopentenyl-diphosphate Delta-isomerase, whose protein sequence is MTRAERKKQHIEHALSTGQHAETGLKDVSFVHVGLPDLATSQIDTHTTIGGLTFGSPIFINAMTGGGGKSTYEINRSLSIAAKETNIPVAVGSQMAALKDKEERRTYEVVRKVNPNGIVFANLGSEATIKQAKEAVEMLEANMLQIHLNVIQEIVMPEGDRDFRGALERIAAIAESVGVPVVVKEVGFGMSKETAKKLFHAGVAAVDIGGFGGTNFSKIENLRRQKALHYFDQWGIPTAASLAEVHTSFPDQTVLASGGIQDALDVTKSIALGASAAGLAGFFLKSLTDGGEKGLIADMIDLQEDVKMMMTVLGAKTIEELRQTQVVISGDTSHWLKERGIDTTYYSVRTNKKKG